The Medicago truncatula cultivar Jemalong A17 chromosome 4, MtrunA17r5.0-ANR, whole genome shotgun sequence genome includes a region encoding these proteins:
- the LOC11421446 gene encoding uncharacterized protein, whose product METKNNQKVTPNGLHPFSSSGIFSSLFAYQSPMVLGRESVRGKGKGKTVNNRLEYINRSQDDISKIHENQSHTNKVKVTSSIFQDQIIGPCNLSSSIYYGGQDILYPAQNARLTSLKKYDWENDDSGVASRGDWWKDISQNLGDA is encoded by the exons atggAGACGAAGAATAACCAAAAGGTTACTCCCAATGGGCTCCATCCATTTTCTTCATCTGGAATTTTTAGCTCTTTGTTTGCTTATCAATCACCTATG gtGTTAGGGAGAGAATCAGTACGTGGCAAAGGCAAAGGCAAAACTGTCAATAACAGATTGGAGTACATCAATAGATCTCAAG ATGACATTTCAAAGATCCATGAAAATCAATCTCATACCAACAAAGTTAAGGTTACTAGTTCCATCTTCCAAGATCAGATAATTGGACCATGTAACCTCAGTTCATCCATATATTATGGTGGCCAAGACATACTTTATCCTGCTCAGAATGCACGATTAACCTCATTG AAAAAGTATGATTGGGAAAACGATGATTCAGGAGTTGCTTCAAGAGGAGATTGGTGGAAAG ACATTTCACAGAATCTAGGTGATGCTTGA